Proteins encoded by one window of Cheilinus undulatus linkage group 13, ASM1832078v1, whole genome shotgun sequence:
- the gpaa1 gene encoding glycosylphosphatidylinositol anchor attachment 1 protein gives MGLLSDPNRRRALISLLTRLNAPICVVCYMAGVTWFMGLAFEPFTLRTYMSENAMGSTMVEERFPAGERALATGREFSAHKKKTGGMPVNWLVKTMKERGLEVYTQTFSRTLPFPDENKERYMVKGTNVYGILRAPRAPRTEALVLSAPCSPGDNNQAVGLLLGLAQYFRTQIYWAKDIIFLVNEHDLIGMQAWLEGYHHTNTTGMDWSPLQGRGGSIQAALSLELSSDVITSLDLVLEGLNGQLPNLDLANLFYAFCQKIGVLCTIQGKLQRNDWDSVSGYSHAVQTMMLMVMKQASGRPWGDHGLFLRYHIEAATVKGVNSFRQYKTDATTIGRLLEGMYRKLNNLLERLHQSYFFYLMPSLSHFVSIGYYMPAFGLLAVILLLRALDLWVQLSTPPPRTEDGIADTEQVSSPGVLSVLTPLVISHLTGAALYALPIRFQEMAVEHFPVSETEAVVMTAIAVYTAGLALPHNTQRLLSGEGTEQGWRVLKLVAVLYLAVLLGCTALINFSLGFILALNLVPVAAFVTPHVPKVLSAFILVILSPACTLLFSVFFFQELVEVPVSFQDGWLLYLSVISQGILDHCLYGSLVYPLIALLVYPCWLLFWNILFWK, from the exons ATGGGACTGCTGTCTGACCCAAACAGAAGACGGGCTCTGATCAGCCTGCTAACCCGCCTCAATGCTCCAATCTG TGTGGTCTGTTACATGGCAGGTGTGACCTGGTTCATGGGGTTAGCCTTTGAGCCTTTCACTCTGCGGACATACATGTCAGAGAATGCCATGGGATCCACCATGGTGGAGGAACGCTTTCCTGCAGGGGAGAGAGCACTGGCCACGGGCAGAGAGTTTTCTGCTCATAAGAAGAAAACAGG TGGGATGCCAGTGAATTGGCTGGTGAAGACCATGAAGGAGCGGGGGCTGGAGGTGTATACCCAGACATTTTCTCGTACTCTACCCTTTcctgatgaaaacaaagagagaTAT ATGGTAAAAGGCACAAATGTATATGGGATTCTTCGGGCCCCTAGAGCTCCACGGACTGAAGCCTTGGTGCTCAGTGCCCCCTGCAGCCCAGGGGACAACAACCAGGCAGTGGGGCTTCTGCTGGGCCTGGCTCAATACTTCAGGA CTCAGATTTATTGGGCCAAGGACATCATCTTCCTTGTAAATGAGCATGATCTGATTGGTATGCAAGCCTGGCTGGAAGGATACCACCACACCAACACTACAG GAATGGACTGGTCCCCACTTCAAGGCCGTGGTGGTTCAATCCAGGCTGCTCTGTCCCTTGAACTCAGCAGTGATGTCATCACCAGTTTGGACCTGGTGTTAGAAGGACTCAATGGCCAGCTTCCCAACCTGGATTTAGCCAATCTCTTCTATGCCTTCTGTCAGAAGATAGGAGTCCTCTGTACTATCCAGGGCAAA CTGCAGAGGAATGATTGGGACAGTGTGTCAGGCTACAGTCATGCAGTGCAGACCATGATGCTGATGGTGATGAAGCAGGCCAGTGGGCGGCCTTGGGGGGATCATGGCCTCTTCTTGCGCTACCACATCGAGGCTGCCACTGTCAAGGGTGTCAACAGCTTTCGTCAGTACAAGACTGACGCTACCACTATTGGAAG GCTCTTGGAAGGAATGTATCGTAAGCTGAATAACCTCCTGGAGCGACTGCACCAGTCCTACTTCTTCTACCTCATGCCGTCCCTTTCTCACTTTGTCTCCATTGGTTACTACATGCCAGCCTTTGGCCTCCTAGCCGTCATCCTGCTACTACGT GCCTTAGATCTGTGGGTGCAACTTTCAACTCCGCCACCAAGAACAGAAGATGGAATCGCTGACACCGAGCAG GTGTCCAGTCCAGGGGTGCTATCAGTGTTGACTCCTCTGGTGATCAGCCACCTGACGGGTGCTGCTCTGTACGCGCTGCCTATTCGTTTTCAGGAGATGGCTGTGGAACATTTCCCGGTGTCAGAGACTGAGGCTGTGGTTATGACGGCTATCGCTGTGTACACTGCAGGACTTGCTTTGCCACATAACACACAGAG GCTCCTGTCAGGTGAGGGGACAGAGCAGGGCTGGAGAGTTTTGAAGCTGGTCGCTGTGTTGTACCTGGCAGTTTTACTTGGCTGTACCGCCCTCATCAACTTTTCCCTGGGCTTCATCCTGGCTCTCAACCTGGTGCCTGTAGCTGCCTTCGTTACACCCCATGTGCCAAA GGTCCTATCAGCCTTCATCCTGGTCATCCTCAGCCCGGCCTGCACActcctcttttctgtctttttcttccaAGAACTGGTGGAGGTGCCAGTCAGCTTCCAGGATGGCTGGTTGCTCTACCTGTCGGTCATCTCTCAGGGCATCCTGGACCACTGTTTGTATGGCTCTCTGGTATACCCCCTCATAGCCCTGCTGGTCTATCCCTGCTGGCTGCTTTTCTGGAATATTCTCTTTTGGAAGTAA
- the exosc4 gene encoding exosome complex component RRP41, with amino-acid sequence MAGLELLSDQGYRLDGRKSTELRKVQARMGVFAQADGSAYLEQGNTKALAVVYGPHEMRGSRGRARYDRAVINCQYSMATFSTAERKRRPHGDRKSTEMSLHLKQTFEAAVMTQLYPRSQIDIYVKILQSDGGNYSVCVNAATLAVIDAGIPMRDYVCACTVGFVDETPLADLCYAEESGGVSSLALALLPRGGQIALLQMDARLHQDHLETLIEAAMTACKGVSKVLDEVVRQHLQEVSVLSGE; translated from the exons ATGGCGGGTTTAGAGCTGCTGTCTGACCAGGGTTACCGGCTGGATGGCAGAAAATCCACCGAGCTGCGGAAGGTCCAGGCCCGTATGGGAGTGTTCGCTCAGGCGGACGGCTCTGCGTATTTGGAGCAGGGAAACACCAAAGCTCTGGCTGTTGTCTACGGTCCTCATGAG ATGCGTGGTTCACGGGGTCGGGCTCGATATGATCGAGCTGTCATCAACTGTCAATACAGCATGGCTACATTCAGcacagcagagaggaaaaggaggCCACACGGAGATCGCAAGTCAACTGAGATGAGCCTCCACCTGAAGCAGACGTTTGAAGCTGCAGTGATGACCCAGCTCTACCCACGCTCACAGATTGACATCTATGTCAAG ATTTTGCAGTCAGATGGAGGGAACTACAGCGTTTGTGTGAACGCTGCAACTCTGGCTGTGATTGACGCAGGCATCCCCATGCGGGACTATGTGTGCGCCTGCACAGTTGGGTTTGTGGATGAGACGCCACTCGCTGACCTTTGCTACGCAGAGGAAAGTGGAGGGGTGAGCTCACTGGCCTTAGCACTGCTGCCCCGAGGTGGACAGATCGCTCTGCTGCAGATGGACGCCAGACTGCATCAGGATCACTTAGAGACTCTGATTGAAGCTGCCATGACAGCCTGTAAAGGTGTGAGCAAGGTGCTGGATGAAGTGGTGCGACAGCATCTCCAAGAAGTTTCTGTGCTCTCTGGAGAGTGA